From Mycoplasmopsis gallinacea, the proteins below share one genomic window:
- the eno gene encoding phosphopyruvate hydratase produces the protein MSAIKKIHAREVLDSRGNPTVQVEVYTELGGYGSAMVPSGASTGTREALELRDKGSKYESNWFGGKGVMLAVDHVNQDIALVVEGMEVTDQRGIDLAMIKLDGTENKAKLGANAILGVSLAVARAAANELDLPLYKYLGGFNAHQLPVPMLNVINGGEHASNTIDFQEFMIMPVGAKSLRESLQMANFVFHNLAKLLKKAGHGVQVGDEGGFAPNFKSHEEALDFLVDAIKEAGYVPARSGEKAVAIAMDCASSELYNNGVYTFGKLKAAIESKKPGFEHLEGVKLEYTTDEMIDYLGNLVAKYPIISIEDGLAESDWAGFKKFTEKYGKQLQIVGDDLTVTNTAILKRAIEEKSMNSILIKVNQIGSLTETFDAIQMAQKANMTAVVSHRSGETEDSTIADIAVAMNAGQIKTGSLSRTDRIAKYNRLLAIEEELGNSSEFQGVKSFYNIEVK, from the coding sequence ATGTCAGCAATTAAAAAAATTCACGCACGTGAAGTTTTAGACTCACGTGGTAACCCAACAGTTCAAGTTGAAGTTTACACAGAATTAGGTGGATACGGATCAGCAATGGTTCCTTCAGGTGCTTCAACAGGAACAAGAGAAGCTCTTGAACTTAGAGATAAAGGTTCAAAATATGAATCAAACTGATTTGGTGGAAAAGGTGTTATGTTAGCTGTTGATCACGTTAACCAAGACATCGCTCTAGTAGTTGAAGGGATGGAAGTTACAGATCAACGTGGAATTGACCTTGCTATGATCAAGTTAGACGGAACAGAAAACAAAGCAAAACTTGGTGCTAACGCAATTTTAGGAGTTTCACTTGCAGTTGCTCGTGCAGCAGCAAACGAACTTGATTTACCACTTTACAAATATCTTGGTGGATTCAACGCTCACCAATTACCAGTTCCTATGTTAAACGTTATTAACGGTGGAGAACACGCATCAAACACAATCGACTTCCAAGAATTCATGATTATGCCAGTTGGTGCAAAAAGCCTTAGAGAATCATTACAAATGGCAAACTTTGTATTCCACAACTTAGCTAAATTACTTAAAAAAGCTGGACATGGTGTTCAAGTTGGAGACGAAGGAGGATTTGCTCCTAACTTCAAATCACATGAAGAAGCTCTTGATTTCTTAGTTGATGCTATTAAAGAAGCTGGATACGTTCCTGCTCGTTCAGGAGAAAAAGCTGTTGCTATTGCAATGGACTGTGCTTCAAGTGAACTTTACAACAATGGTGTATATACATTTGGTAAATTAAAAGCTGCTATCGAAAGCAAAAAACCAGGATTTGAACACTTAGAAGGTGTTAAATTAGAATATACAACAGATGAAATGATTGATTACTTAGGAAACTTAGTTGCTAAATACCCAATTATTTCTATCGAAGATGGTCTTGCTGAAAGTGACTGAGCTGGATTTAAAAAATTCACAGAAAAATACGGAAAACAACTTCAAATCGTTGGTGATGACCTTACAGTTACAAACACAGCTATTTTAAAACGTGCTATTGAAGAAAAATCAATGAACTCAATCTTAATCAAAGTTAACCAAATCGGTTCATTAACAGAAACATTTGACGCTATCCAAATGGCTCAAAAAGCTAACATGACAGCTGTAGTTTCTCACCGTTCAGGAGAAACAGAAGATTCAACAATCGCTGATATTGCTGTTGCTATGAACGCTGGACAAATCAAAACCGGATCATTATCACGTACAGACCGTATTGCTAAATACAACCGTTTATTAGCTATCGAAGAAGAACTTGGAAACTCATCAGAATTCCAAGGTGTTAAATCATTCTACAACATCGAAGTAAAATAA